A portion of the Thermosediminibacter oceani DSM 16646 genome contains these proteins:
- the cas5 gene encoding CRISPR-associated protein Cas5, with protein sequence MKLLVFELRGDIAHFRRPDGIVTHPTYPAMPRTVLCGLIASILGKSVLDGENWMGYSILSPVRTVTQEMSMLGKGWMGNSGDYFNRLTSIQLIVNPHYRVYYAGDHFETLVEMIRERRSVFHTYLGSAFCLTFPRFTGVIDAEEISPAPGDILTAITIVPTNIVERLITETGERYIPMRGARYTVDRDRNFKGTLNFIIEESGRPIKFRTRDSAGSVNYRILKVENGVICLW encoded by the coding sequence GGCGATATTGCACATTTCCGCAGACCAGATGGGATAGTAACGCACCCTACGTACCCTGCCATGCCAAGGACCGTGCTTTGTGGTCTGATCGCATCTATTCTTGGGAAGAGCGTGCTGGATGGAGAAAACTGGATGGGATATTCCATACTCAGTCCCGTTCGCACTGTAACCCAAGAAATGTCAATGCTTGGTAAGGGTTGGATGGGCAACAGCGGCGACTATTTTAACCGACTTACATCAATTCAGCTGATTGTAAACCCTCACTACCGCGTGTATTATGCAGGAGACCATTTTGAAACGCTTGTAGAAATGATCAGAGAAAGGAGGAGTGTTTTTCATACCTATCTCGGATCTGCTTTTTGCCTGACATTCCCGAGGTTTACAGGCGTAATCGATGCTGAAGAGATATCACCGGCACCAGGAGATATCCTCACCGCAATTACGATAGTTCCCACAAATATAGTTGAACGTTTGATCACCGAAACAGGAGAAAGGTATATACCGATGAGAGGAGCTCGTTATACAGTTGACCGCGACAGGAATTTTAAAGGAACTCTTAATTTTATCATTGAAGAGTCCGGTAGACCAATAAAGTTTAGAACAAGAGACTCTGCTGGTTCGGTCAATTATCGTATTCTGAAAGTTGAAAATGGAGTGATTTGCCTGTGGTGA